One window from the genome of Streptomyces sp. WZ-12 encodes:
- a CDS encoding lysylphosphatidylglycerol synthase transmembrane domain-containing protein yields the protein MIRDQEETAEQQGAAPPREAGAPDALAVGDTGTTPEPTAGTAQPQGPRAATPGTQQREPATAPATEKASTIEKAERPEASARPGRPTAPEPPERHEPDRRTEEEGQGAAQPDERSEHHKAADDTPRGGPPPRTGAHRAEGGPEDSGEFHVDRLAVDEPLLPARVHRPADLLRLLLGIAGIALVLALATFAHGTTQGLKNDIGQGAGAAPPLLINLAGLASSVLVLIVPVAYAVERLIKRDGLRIADGVLAAVLAHGVSLATDLWVAEAAPASIRSALTQPLANGSLSAPVHSYLAPVIAYMTAVGMSRRPRWRVAMWCVLLLDAFAVLIGRYTTPFAIVVTILIGWTVAFGTLYAVGSPNVRPTGQNLLAGLRRVGFRPVSAMRAEDGSPDHADRGRRYLVALEDGAPIDVTVVDREQQAQGFFYRVWRRLSLRGINQRRSLQSLRQALEQEALLAYAAIAAGAQAPKLIATSELGPDAVMLVYEHIEGRRFDQLADEEITDELMHSAWRQVAALQSRRIAHRRLVGDALLVDRSGSIVLTDLRGGEIAAGDLVLRMDIAQLLATCGLRVGAERAVAAAVEVLGPDAVADSLPLLQPIALSRTTRATLRQRARERAQREREAVLAASQAAKEAREAHAAEAPKDRKALRAERNAEKNAEKRALEEASEEVREEDLLAQIRRQVLLIRPTAVIEPAKLERLSPRILISWIAGAFAAYLLLSQLSNFDLNDVISKARWVWVVVAMVFSALTYPAAAMSLLGFVTEKVPFVKTVIAQIAGNFVKLVAPAAIGGVALNTRFLQRAGVRPGLAVASVGASQLFGLGSHIMLLLAFGYLTGTEQTQDISPSRTVIAGLLTVAVLVLIVTAVPVLRKFVVTRVRSLFAGVVPRMLDILQRPRKLVTGIGGMLLLTAANVMCLDASIRAFGGDQLSYATIAVAFLAGNALGSAAPTPGGVGAVEGALWGALTFSGLAADTALPAVLLFRLMTFWLPVLPGWIAFTFLSRRGEI from the coding sequence GTGATACGAGATCAAGAAGAGACGGCCGAGCAGCAGGGTGCGGCGCCTCCACGGGAGGCGGGCGCCCCTGATGCGCTGGCCGTCGGCGACACCGGCACCACCCCGGAACCGACCGCAGGGACCGCGCAGCCGCAGGGGCCGCGGGCGGCGACCCCGGGGACGCAGCAACGAGAGCCGGCGACGGCTCCCGCTACCGAAAAGGCGAGCACGATCGAGAAGGCCGAACGACCCGAGGCGTCCGCGAGGCCAGGACGGCCCACGGCGCCCGAGCCACCCGAGCGGCACGAGCCCGACCGGCGGACGGAGGAGGAGGGCCAGGGCGCTGCGCAGCCGGACGAGCGGTCCGAGCACCACAAGGCCGCGGACGACACCCCCCGGGGCGGGCCACCGCCCCGTACGGGCGCGCACCGTGCCGAGGGCGGCCCCGAGGACAGCGGCGAGTTCCACGTCGACCGGCTCGCGGTGGACGAGCCGCTGCTGCCCGCCCGGGTGCACCGCCCCGCCGACCTGCTCCGGCTGCTGCTTGGCATCGCCGGGATCGCGCTGGTGCTGGCGCTGGCGACGTTCGCGCACGGCACCACCCAGGGCTTGAAGAACGACATCGGGCAGGGCGCCGGAGCGGCGCCGCCGCTGCTGATCAACCTCGCGGGGCTGGCCTCCAGCGTCCTGGTTCTGATCGTGCCGGTGGCCTACGCCGTGGAGCGCCTGATCAAGCGGGACGGGCTGCGGATCGCGGACGGCGTGCTGGCCGCCGTACTGGCGCACGGGGTGTCGCTCGCCACCGACCTGTGGGTGGCCGAGGCCGCCCCCGCCTCGATCCGCAGCGCGCTCACCCAGCCGCTGGCCAACGGGTCGCTCTCCGCGCCGGTGCACAGCTATCTGGCGCCGGTGATCGCCTATATGACGGCGGTGGGGATGTCCCGGCGGCCCCGTTGGCGGGTGGCGATGTGGTGCGTCCTGCTGCTGGACGCGTTCGCGGTGCTCATCGGGCGGTACACCACCCCGTTCGCGATCGTGGTCACCATCCTCATCGGCTGGACCGTCGCGTTCGGCACCCTCTACGCCGTCGGCTCCCCCAACGTCCGCCCCACGGGCCAGAACCTCCTGGCCGGTCTGCGGCGGGTCGGCTTCCGGCCGGTCAGCGCGATGCGCGCGGAGGACGGCAGCCCCGACCACGCTGACCGGGGCCGGCGCTACCTCGTCGCCCTGGAGGACGGCGCACCGATCGACGTCACCGTCGTGGACCGCGAGCAGCAGGCGCAGGGCTTCTTCTACCGGGTGTGGCGGCGGCTGTCGCTGCGCGGGATCAACCAGCGCCGCAGCCTCCAGTCGCTGCGCCAGGCACTGGAGCAGGAGGCGCTGCTGGCGTACGCGGCGATCGCGGCCGGGGCCCAGGCGCCCAAGCTGATCGCCACCTCCGAGCTGGGCCCGGACGCGGTGATGCTGGTCTACGAGCACATCGAGGGCCGCCGCTTCGACCAGCTCGCGGACGAGGAGATCACCGACGAGCTGATGCACAGCGCCTGGCGCCAGGTGGCCGCGCTCCAGTCGCGGCGGATCGCGCACCGGCGGCTGGTCGGGGACGCCCTGCTGGTGGATCGTTCCGGCAGCATCGTGCTCACCGACCTGCGCGGCGGCGAGATCGCCGCCGGTGATCTGGTGCTGCGGATGGACATCGCCCAACTGCTGGCCACCTGCGGACTGCGGGTCGGCGCCGAGCGGGCGGTCGCCGCGGCCGTCGAGGTGCTCGGCCCGGACGCGGTGGCCGACAGCCTGCCGCTGCTCCAGCCGATCGCGCTCAGCCGCACCACCCGTGCCACGCTGCGCCAACGGGCCCGGGAGCGGGCCCAACGGGAGCGGGAGGCGGTGCTGGCCGCCTCGCAGGCCGCGAAGGAGGCCCGGGAGGCCCACGCCGCCGAGGCCCCCAAGGACCGCAAGGCGCTGCGGGCCGAGCGGAACGCGGAGAAGAACGCCGAGAAGCGGGCCCTGGAGGAGGCGTCGGAGGAGGTCAGGGAGGAGGACCTGCTGGCCCAGATCCGCCGCCAGGTGCTGCTGATCCGACCGACCGCGGTCATCGAGCCGGCGAAGCTGGAGCGGCTCAGCCCGCGCATCCTGATCAGCTGGATCGCCGGCGCGTTCGCGGCCTATCTGCTGTTGTCCCAGCTGAGCAACTTCGACCTGAACGACGTGATCAGCAAGGCCCGGTGGGTGTGGGTCGTGGTCGCGATGGTCTTCTCGGCGCTGACCTACCCCGCGGCCGCGATGAGCCTGTTGGGGTTCGTCACGGAGAAGGTGCCGTTCGTCAAGACGGTCATCGCGCAGATCGCCGGCAACTTCGTGAAGCTGGTGGCGCCCGCGGCGATCGGCGGCGTGGCGCTGAACACCCGCTTCCTCCAACGGGCCGGGGTGCGCCCCGGGTTGGCGGTGGCCAGCGTCGGCGCGTCCCAACTGTTCGGGCTGGGCAGCCACATCATGCTGCTGCTGGCGTTCGGCTATCTGACCGGCACCGAGCAGACCCAGGACATCTCGCCGTCCCGTACGGTCATCGCCGGCCTGCTGACGGTCGCCGTGCTGGTGCTGATCGTGACGGCCGTGCCGGTGCTGCGGAAGTTCGTGGTCACGCGGGTGCGGTCGCTGTTCGCCGGTGTGGTGCCGCGGATGCTGGACATCCTCCAGCGACCGCGGAAGCTGGTCACCGGCATCGGCGGGATGCTGCTGCTGACAGCGGCGAACGTGATGTGCCTGGACGCCTCGATCCGGGCGTTCGGCGGCGATCAGCTCAGCTACGCGACCATCGCGGTCGCCTTCCTCGCCGGCAACGCGCTGGGCTCGGCGGCCCCGACACCGGGCGGTGTGGGCGCCGTCGAGGGTGCGCTGTGGGGCGCGCTGACGTTCTCGGGACTGGCCGCCGACACGGCCCTGCCCGCGGTGCTGCTGTTCCGCCTGATGACGTTCTGGCTCCCGGTGCTGCCGGGGTGGATCGCCTTCACCTTCCTGTCCCGCCGGGGCGAGATCTGA